ATGAGTGTCCGAGTGCTGCCGACAGTCATCTCGAGCGCGGAAAGCGTGTGAGTGAGCCAAAGGATATGCGATTTTTCTTCGGCGAACCGGTCGCGCTCCAGGAGCGAGCGTGCAACGCTGATCGGGTTGCGAACGGCAATGGCATACACGACACGGGATTGCAAGCTCGTGAGGACTGGTTGCCAGAACCAGGACAGTCGGGCAATGCGCGGATCCTTGAGCGCAAAAGTCTTGCCGTCGCATTTTGCGCGAAGCATGGTTGCGGCTTTGACGCGGAGTTCATCCAGTCGATGCATGTCGATCGCGCTTGAGTTGATCGGTGCCATGGTGTCCCAGTCGAAACCCGCTGCGCGCATGACGTCGATGTTGATCTGGTTGACGTCGAGATCTTCGAAAAATCCCTTGTCGTTGTTGCCTGCGGCTGCTGGCATAAGTCTCGAGCCGAGATCGGCACCGAGCGCTTCCATCGCACGTGTGAGAACGCTTGTACCGCTACGGTGCATGCCGAGAACGACGATCAGGGTCGGTGGCGTGGACGAGGAATTGGGCATAGGGTGAAACGGACCAGTCGATAAAGGGGACGTATTTGCGTCGCTGCTTCAGAGATCGGTGCCATGAGCGAGACGCCGGTGTCGCCGTGTTCAAGTGGTCTCTTGGGGGGCAAGCGGGCACTCTGACGGTCGTTGCACGACAGCGGCTCGGCGCATTGTCGGATATGCGGCGCATCGGGAGGCGGAGGGTACATTCTAAGCAAACATGGAATGCGAGCGCGATATGAGAGTGGCTATTTTCGGACGGGCCGTTACCATGCGTTGCTCGCACACGGCATGGACTCCATCGAAGGCAGGATTGTTCTGACTGGCCAGTGGTTGAGAGAGGCGCACGTAGTTGGTGTCGTGTGTGCTTGATGTCACCGACCCATCCTATTCGACGGCATGCAGAAAAACGGGGGCAGATTCTCTGGTTGCCGCCAGACGGGCAGACGTTAAAATAACAGGCTGACGCCGCATATCGAACGGAAAGCGGGCTTGTACGGTTCGGTAGCCGTGAGAGACGCTTGATCTCTCATGCTTCGGCAATCTGTCCAACCAGCGCTTCATCGTCAGGCGCGTAGTCGAACCACGGATGAATGTAATAAGCGTGCCACCTCGCGATACCGACGGCTTGTCAGTTTCCATCGTCGTTTACTACCCCGACGCCGTTCAACTTGAGCAGACACTGATCAGTCTGGGCGCTGCATGTGCACGCATGCGCATGGTTTCGCCCGAATGCCCGATCGATTTGTTTCTGATCGATAACGGCGGTCTCGGCGATGTCGAAGCGGTGGTCGACGAACTCGGTACAGAGGGCCTTACATGCCGGGTGCTGACGGGGCACGGTAATATCGGGTACGGAAGGGGGCACAATCTTGCCGTCGAACTGTCGACGCGGCCGATGCACTTGATTCTGAATCCCGACATCGATCTGGAGGCACATGCACTCGTTGCTGCCCGTGCGTTTCTCGATTCGCGTCCCGACGCTGGCGCGCTGACGCCGTGGATCGGCGATTACGCGGGCGGGCAGCAGTATCTCTGCCGCCGTTACCCGGCGGTGCTCGATCTGCTCGTGCGTGGCTTTCTGCCGGCGCGGTTCCGCGCACCTTTTGCGAAGCGCCTCGCCCGCTACGAAATGCGCGACGTGATCAACGACCGCGACATCGTCTGGGACCCCCCCATCGTCAGCGGCTGCTTCATGCTGTTCCGCACCGAAGTCCTGAAGAAACTCGGCGGCTTCGATCCGCGCTACTTCCTGTACTTCGAAGACTACGATCTCAGCCTGCGCACCCATGACGTCGCCCGCGTCGCCTACGTCCCGTCGGTCCGCGTGATCCATCACGGCGGCGGCGCATCCCGTAAGGGCTTCGCGCACATCCGTATGTTCGCCGCGTCGGCCTTCAAGTTTTACAACCGTTTCGGCTGGAGGCTGTGGTGAGTCACCTCGTCGTCACCGGCGCGAACGGCTTCGTCGGCCGTGCGGTCTGCCGCCGCGCGCTGCAGGCCGGGCACACCGTCACCGCACTGGTCCGCCGTCCGGGCGGATGCATCGACGGCGTGCGCGAATGGGTGCACGGCGCCGCCGATTTCGATGGCCTGGATGAAGGGTGGCCGACCGATCTGGCAGCCGATTGCGCGATCCATCTTGCCGCCCGCGTGCACGTGATGCACGACGAGTCGCCCGATCCCGACGCCGCGTTCGATGCCACCAACGTCACTGGTACCCTGCGCCTCGCCGAGGCGGCGCGCAATCACGGCGTACGCCGCATCGTCTTCGCGAGCAGCATCAAGGCGGTCGGCGAGGGTGACGGCGGCGTACCGCTGTCGGAAGCAACCGCCCCCGATCCGCAGGACGCATACGGCCGTTCGAAACTGCGTGCGGAGCAACAACTCGCGCAGTTCGGCGCATCGGCGGGACTCGACGTCGTCGTCGTTCGTCCGCCGCTCGTCTATGGCCCGGCCGTCCGCGCCAACTTCCTGCGGATGATGGACGCTGTCGCGCGCGGGATGCCGTTGCCGCTCGGCTCCGTTTCAGCACGTCGCAGCATCGTCTACGTCGAAAACTTCGCTGACGCGTTGCTGCGTTGCGCAATCGACCCGCGCGCGGCCGGCGAATGCTTCCACGTCGCCGACGACGACGCGCCGTCGGTCGCGGGCCTGCTGCGTCTCGTCGGCGACGCGCTCGGCAAGCCGGCGCGGTTGGTTGCAGTGCCGCCAACGGTGCTGCGCGTGCTCGGGAAGCTGACTGGCCGCCACGCGGCCATCGACCGCCTGACGGGCAGCCTGCAGCTCGATACGGGCCGGATCAGACGCGTGCTCGACTGGCATCCTCCCTATACGACCCGCCAGGGCCTCGAAGCGACCGCCGCATGGTATCGTTCGCGCGATACACAACAATAGTCGACATGCTTTTCCCGATCTCCACATGGCCTGCTGCGGTCGTGGTGGCGCTGGTCGCCGCCATCGCATCGACGGCCATCCTGCGCGTGCTGCTCGCGACCGGCCTCGCATGGCGCCTCGCCACCGACATTCCGAACGACCGTTCGCTCCATACGCTGCCGACACCGCGCGTCGGCGGATGGGGCATCGTGCCGGTGAGCATCGTTGTGCTCCTGGCGCTGGCGCCGCGACTGTGGCTGATCGCCATCGCCGCCGCGGGGCTGGCCGCGATGTCCCAGATCGACGACCGCCGCGGGCTGCCGGCCCGCGTGCGGTTCTCGGCGCACTTGGCGGCAGTCGTCGCGCTGATCGTCGTCTTTCCGGCCGAAGCACCCTGGTGGTTGCTCGCTGGCGTGGGCTTCGCGATGGTCTGGCTGACGAACCTGTACAACTTCATGGATGGCGCCGACGGCCTCGCGGGCGGCATGGCGCTGTTCGGTTTCGGCGGGTACGCGGTCGCGGCGCTCACCGGCGCATCTGCGTCGCCCGATCTGGTCGTGGCCGGCGCAGCGGTCGCCGGCGCGGCGTTGGGCTTCCTGCTGCTCAACTTTCATCCGGCCAGGCTGTTCCTTGGCGACGCCGGCTCAATTCCGCTGGGATTTCTGGCCGGTGCGCTCGGTTACTGGGGCTGGCGCACCGGTGCCTGGCCGATCTGGTTCCCGGCGCTGGTATTCGCCCCCTTTATTGCAGATGCATCTGTAACACTTTTGAGACGTCTGTTACGCGGCGAAAAGTTCTGGCAAGCGCACCGGGAGCACTATTATCAAAGGATGGTCCGATCGGGCATAGGTCACGGTCGGACCGCTCTTTATTGGTACCTCATCATGCTCGCCGGCATAATCGTCGCCGTGTGGGCAAAGGGCCGCCCGCAACTGCAGCAATGGCTGTCGTTCTTCGCGTGGTACGGCGTCCTGGCATGGTTCGGATGGTTGATCGACATGCGTTGGCGCCGGTTTCAATCGGCTACCGAAAACAATTCGTGAGGTTTCCCGCCGATGTTGCGATCCAAGGCATCTTGGCTGTCACTGAGTGCTTTCCTGTTCGACCTGACGGCGGTTGTTGCCGCGTGGTTGTTCGCTTATCTCGTTCGTTTCAATGGCAGCGTTCCGCATGATTTCCTGAGCGGCGCGCTGATGGCACTGACATGGGTGCTGCCTGTCTACGCGCTGATGTTCCTCGGGTTCGGCCTGTATCGCG
The nucleotide sequence above comes from Burkholderia pyrrocinia. Encoded proteins:
- a CDS encoding glycosyltransferase; protein product: MNVISVPPRDTDGLSVSIVVYYPDAVQLEQTLISLGAACARMRMVSPECPIDLFLIDNGGLGDVEAVVDELGTEGLTCRVLTGHGNIGYGRGHNLAVELSTRPMHLILNPDIDLEAHALVAARAFLDSRPDAGALTPWIGDYAGGQQYLCRRYPAVLDLLVRGFLPARFRAPFAKRLARYEMRDVINDRDIVWDPPIVSGCFMLFRTEVLKKLGGFDPRYFLYFEDYDLSLRTHDVARVAYVPSVRVIHHGGGASRKGFAHIRMFAASAFKFYNRFGWRLW
- a CDS encoding UDP-glucose 4-epimerase family protein, with the translated sequence MSHLVVTGANGFVGRAVCRRALQAGHTVTALVRRPGGCIDGVREWVHGAADFDGLDEGWPTDLAADCAIHLAARVHVMHDESPDPDAAFDATNVTGTLRLAEAARNHGVRRIVFASSIKAVGEGDGGVPLSEATAPDPQDAYGRSKLRAEQQLAQFGASAGLDVVVVRPPLVYGPAVRANFLRMMDAVARGMPLPLGSVSARRSIVYVENFADALLRCAIDPRAAGECFHVADDDAPSVAGLLRLVGDALGKPARLVAVPPTVLRVLGKLTGRHAAIDRLTGSLQLDTGRIRRVLDWHPPYTTRQGLEATAAWYRSRDTQQ
- a CDS encoding MraY family glycosyltransferase; translation: MLFPISTWPAAVVVALVAAIASTAILRVLLATGLAWRLATDIPNDRSLHTLPTPRVGGWGIVPVSIVVLLALAPRLWLIAIAAAGLAAMSQIDDRRGLPARVRFSAHLAAVVALIVVFPAEAPWWLLAGVGFAMVWLTNLYNFMDGADGLAGGMALFGFGGYAVAALTGASASPDLVVAGAAVAGAALGFLLLNFHPARLFLGDAGSIPLGFLAGALGYWGWRTGAWPIWFPALVFAPFIADASVTLLRRLLRGEKFWQAHREHYYQRMVRSGIGHGRTALYWYLIMLAGIIVAVWAKGRPQLQQWLSFFAWYGVLAWFGWLIDMRWRRFQSATENNS